The Pantoea sp. At-9b genome includes a window with the following:
- the ftsL gene encoding cell division protein FtsL, protein MIGNERHSLPGVIGGDLLRFGKIPVLLLVAVLVSAMLVVTTTHKTRRLTAEREQLVLERDALDIEWRNLILEENALGDHSRVERIATEKLQMQHVDPSQENIVVQQ, encoded by the coding sequence ATGATCGGAAACGAGCGTCACAGTCTGCCCGGGGTCATAGGTGGCGATCTGCTGCGTTTTGGCAAGATCCCGGTGCTGTTGCTGGTGGCGGTGCTGGTTTCCGCGATGCTGGTGGTAACTACCACGCACAAAACACGCCGTCTGACGGCAGAACGTGAACAGCTGGTGCTGGAACGTGACGCCTTAGATATCGAATGGCGCAACCTGATTCTGGAAGAGAACGCGCTCGGCGATCACAGCCGGGTAGAACGAATCGCAACCGAGAAATTGCAAATGCAGCATGTCGATCCTTCGCAGGAAAACATTGTGGTGCAGCAATAA
- a CDS encoding peptidoglycan glycosyltransferase FtsI, with product MSGASKTLKLKKPEDKASFVSWRFALLCGCILLALGGLLSRVAWLQVINPDKLVKEGDLRSLRVQAVPTARGMISDRAGRPLAVSVPVNAIWADPKELNEHGGISVDSRWKALSDALSIPLDQLATRINANPKGRFVYLARQVNPAIGEYVKKLKLPGIYLREESRRYYPAGQVTAHLIGFTNIDGQGIEGTEKSFDKWLTGEPGERTVRKDRYGRVIEDISSVDSRAAHNLTLSIDERLQALVYRELNNAVAFNKAESGSAVLVDVSTGEVLAMANSPAYNPNNLANTPKDVMRNRAITDIFEPGSTVKPMVVMTALQRGVVKENSVLNTVPYRINGHEIKDVARYNELTLTGVLQKSSNVGVSRLALAMPSSALVDTYARFGLGKATNLGLVGESSGLYPQKQRWSDIERATFSFGYGLMVTPLQLARVYATIGSYGVYRPLSITKVDPPVAGERVFPEELVKTVVHMMESVALPGGGGVKAAIKGYRIAIKTGTAKKVGPDGRYVNKYIAYTAGVAPASHPRFALVVVINDPQAGKYYGGAVSAPVFGAIMGGVLRTMNIEPDALPVNDKNELVKNQSEESSDRS from the coding sequence ATGAGCGGCGCAAGCAAAACGCTGAAGTTAAAAAAACCAGAAGATAAGGCCAGCTTTGTAAGCTGGCGTTTTGCGTTGCTGTGCGGCTGTATTTTACTGGCGCTGGGTGGCCTGTTATCGCGTGTGGCCTGGTTGCAGGTGATCAACCCTGACAAGTTGGTGAAAGAAGGGGATCTACGCTCGCTGCGTGTGCAAGCCGTGCCTACCGCACGCGGCATGATCAGCGATCGTGCCGGTCGTCCGTTGGCGGTCAGCGTACCGGTGAACGCCATCTGGGCCGATCCGAAAGAATTGAATGAACACGGCGGCATCTCGGTTGATAGCCGCTGGAAAGCGCTGTCGGATGCCCTGTCGATCCCGCTCGATCAACTCGCCACACGCATCAATGCCAACCCGAAAGGGCGTTTTGTGTATCTGGCTCGCCAGGTGAACCCGGCCATTGGTGAATACGTTAAGAAGCTCAAGCTGCCCGGTATCTACTTGCGTGAAGAATCGCGCCGTTATTATCCGGCCGGCCAGGTCACGGCACACCTGATTGGCTTCACCAATATCGACGGCCAGGGCATTGAAGGTACGGAAAAAAGCTTCGACAAATGGCTGACCGGCGAACCCGGCGAACGTACCGTGCGTAAAGATCGCTACGGTCGCGTGATTGAAGATATCTCCTCGGTGGATAGCCGCGCCGCTCATAACCTGACGCTGAGCATCGATGAACGTTTGCAGGCGCTGGTGTATCGCGAGCTAAATAACGCTGTGGCCTTCAACAAAGCCGAATCGGGTTCTGCCGTGCTGGTGGACGTTAGCACCGGTGAAGTCCTGGCGATGGCGAACAGTCCCGCCTATAACCCGAACAATCTGGCTAACACGCCAAAAGATGTGATGCGTAACCGCGCCATTACCGACATTTTCGAACCAGGTTCAACCGTGAAGCCGATGGTGGTGATGACCGCCCTGCAACGCGGTGTGGTGAAAGAAAACAGCGTACTGAATACCGTGCCTTATCGTATCAATGGTCATGAGATCAAAGATGTGGCGCGTTACAACGAATTGACCCTGACCGGGGTCCTGCAGAAGTCGAGTAACGTCGGGGTTTCCCGTCTGGCGTTAGCGATGCCGTCCTCAGCACTCGTAGACACTTACGCGCGCTTTGGGCTGGGTAAGGCGACCAATTTGGGGTTGGTCGGAGAAAGCAGTGGCTTATATCCTCAAAAACAACGGTGGTCTGACATAGAGAGGGCCACCTTCTCTTTCGGCTACGGGCTAATGGTAACGCCGTTACAGTTAGCGCGAGTCTACGCAACCATTGGTAGCTATGGCGTCTATCGTCCGCTGTCGATTACCAAGGTTGATCCACCGGTTGCCGGTGAGCGGGTTTTCCCGGAAGAATTGGTTAAAACCGTGGTGCATATGATGGAAAGCGTTGCCCTGCCGGGTGGCGGTGGCGTGAAAGCGGCCATCAAGGGGTATCGCATTGCGATCAAAACCGGTACGGCGAAGAAAGTCGGTCCCGATGGTCGCTACGTCAATAAATACATTGCTTACACCGCAGGCGTCGCGCCTGCCAGTCATCCTCGTTTTGCTTTGGTGGTGGTGATCAACGATCCCCAAGCCGGTAAATATTATGGTGGTGCGGTCTCCGCGCCGGTGTTTGGTGCCATCATGGGCGGCGTACTGCGTACCATGAACATCGAACCCGATGCGCTACCGGTAAATGATAAGAACGAGTTGGTGAAGAACCAGAGTGAGGAATCAAGTGACAGATCGTAA
- the murE gene encoding UDP-N-acetylmuramoyl-L-alanyl-D-glutamate--2,6-diaminopimelate ligase translates to MTDRNLRDLLAPWVPGAPARPLRDMTLDSRSAAAGDLFIAVAGHHADGRRFIPQAIAQGVAAVIAEAEGEAIDGDIREIHGVPVIYLAQLPQRLSALAGRFYQQPAEKLKLIGVTGTNGKTTTTQLIAQWANLLGETGAVMGTVGNGLYGQLVATENTTGSAVDVQHVLHDLVGQGATLAAMEVSSHGLVQHRVAALPFAAAVFTNLSRDHLDYHGDMQSYEAAKWLLFSEHQVGAAIINADDEVGRRWLAKLPDAVAVTMADNLQPGCHGRWLKATAVNYHDGGAHICFSSSWGDGEFDSRLMGAFNVSNLLLALATLLSLDYPLDALVSSATQLLPVTGRMEVFSAPDKPTVVVDYAHTPDALEKALEAARLHCKGQLWCLFGCGGDRDKGKRPLMGAIAEQFADVVVITDDNPRSEDPQAIVNDILTGLLDPGRARVVAGRAQAVTNAIMQAKAEDIVLVAGKGHEDYQIVGNRRLDYSDRDTVARLLGVMA, encoded by the coding sequence GTGACAGATCGTAACCTGCGCGACTTACTGGCCCCGTGGGTGCCGGGCGCGCCGGCGCGTCCACTCCGTGACATGACACTGGACAGCCGCTCTGCGGCTGCTGGCGATCTGTTTATCGCCGTGGCGGGCCATCATGCTGATGGACGTCGATTTATTCCACAGGCTATTGCTCAGGGCGTGGCGGCCGTGATTGCTGAAGCCGAAGGTGAGGCCATTGATGGCGATATCCGCGAGATACATGGTGTCCCGGTTATCTATCTGGCGCAGTTGCCGCAGCGTCTCTCGGCACTGGCCGGACGCTTTTATCAGCAACCTGCTGAAAAACTGAAATTAATTGGTGTCACTGGCACCAACGGCAAAACCACCACCACGCAGTTAATTGCGCAATGGGCCAATTTGCTGGGTGAGACCGGTGCGGTGATGGGGACGGTGGGCAACGGTCTGTACGGCCAGCTGGTGGCGACAGAGAACACCACCGGTTCGGCGGTTGACGTTCAGCATGTTCTGCACGACCTGGTGGGTCAGGGCGCAACGCTGGCAGCGATGGAAGTGTCGTCGCATGGTCTGGTACAGCATCGCGTTGCCGCGCTGCCGTTTGCCGCTGCGGTGTTCACCAATCTGAGCCGCGATCACCTCGATTATCACGGTGATATGCAAAGCTACGAAGCTGCCAAATGGCTGTTGTTCTCCGAACATCAGGTGGGGGCGGCGATTATCAATGCGGATGACGAAGTCGGACGCCGCTGGCTGGCAAAATTGCCTGATGCCGTCGCCGTGACGATGGCAGATAACCTGCAACCCGGCTGCCATGGCCGCTGGTTGAAAGCCACCGCCGTGAATTATCACGATGGTGGTGCGCATATCTGCTTCAGCTCCAGTTGGGGTGATGGCGAGTTCGACAGCCGCTTGATGGGCGCTTTTAACGTCAGCAATCTGCTGCTGGCGCTGGCAACGCTGTTGTCGCTGGATTATCCGCTGGATGCTCTGGTCAGTAGCGCAACGCAGTTGCTGCCCGTCACGGGACGTATGGAAGTGTTCAGCGCGCCAGACAAACCCACGGTGGTGGTTGATTATGCCCATACGCCGGATGCGCTGGAGAAAGCGCTGGAAGCGGCGCGGCTGCACTGTAAAGGTCAACTGTGGTGCTTGTTTGGTTGCGGCGGCGATCGCGATAAAGGCAAACGCCCGCTGATGGGTGCCATTGCGGAGCAGTTCGCTGATGTGGTGGTGATCACCGATGACAATCCGCGCAGCGAAGATCCGCAGGCGATCGTAAACGATATTTTAACCGGGCTGCTCGATCCTGGTCGTGCTCGTGTGGTAGCGGGGCGTGCGCAGGCGGTCACCAACGCGATTATGCAGGCCAAAGCCGAGGATATCGTGCTGGTGGCAGGCAAAGGGCACGAAGATTATCAAATCGTTGGCAATCGCCGTCTGGATTACTCAGACCGCGACACGGTCGCGCGTTTGCTGGGGGTGATGGCATGA
- the murF gene encoding UDP-N-acetylmuramoyl-tripeptide--D-alanyl-D-alanine ligase, with the protein MIPISLNTLATVSGGKLYGSDITVGDVVTDTRKVTAGCLFVALVGERFDAHDFVGDAIASGAQALLVSKHLPVAVPQVVVADTRIAFGQLGAWVRQQAKARVVALTGSSGKTSVKEMTAAILRECGETLYTAGNLNNDFGVPMTLLRLTKDHDYAVIELGANHQGEIAYTTDLTRPETALVNNLAAAHLEGFGSLAGVAKAKGEIFAGLPAHGTAIINADSNDLANWQPQLVGKTLWRFSPQPQAEVEFGASDIQLRADATSFTLHTPRGDIAITLPLPGRHNIANALAAAALALSVDAPLSAIQAGLTKLQPVPGRLFPVRLAEHQLLIDDSYNANVGSMTAAAQVLGDMPGYRVMVVGDMAELGDEAEACHRQVGEAAKAAGIDCVLSTGSLSQLISDNSGNGEHFANKAALIERLRTLLSEHQEITILIKGSRSAAMEQVVQSLQEKGTC; encoded by the coding sequence ATGATCCCAATTTCTCTCAATACCCTGGCGACGGTCAGCGGCGGTAAGCTGTACGGCAGCGATATTACGGTCGGCGATGTGGTTACCGACACCCGGAAAGTGACGGCAGGTTGCCTGTTTGTGGCGCTGGTGGGTGAGCGTTTTGATGCGCATGACTTTGTCGGTGATGCGATTGCCAGTGGTGCTCAGGCGCTGTTGGTGAGTAAACACCTGCCAGTGGCAGTGCCACAGGTGGTGGTGGCTGATACCCGCATCGCTTTTGGACAACTGGGTGCCTGGGTGCGCCAGCAGGCGAAAGCACGCGTGGTGGCACTGACCGGTTCCTCCGGCAAAACCTCAGTCAAAGAGATGACGGCGGCGATTCTGCGCGAGTGCGGTGAAACCCTGTATACCGCAGGCAATCTGAACAATGACTTCGGCGTCCCCATGACGCTGCTCCGTCTGACCAAAGACCATGATTACGCAGTGATTGAACTGGGGGCTAACCACCAGGGCGAGATTGCGTATACCACCGATTTGACCCGTCCGGAGACGGCGCTGGTGAATAACCTGGCTGCCGCGCATCTGGAAGGCTTCGGTTCGCTGGCCGGTGTCGCCAAAGCGAAAGGCGAGATTTTTGCCGGTCTGCCCGCGCACGGCACCGCCATCATCAACGCCGACAGCAATGATCTGGCGAACTGGCAACCGCAGCTGGTGGGCAAAACCCTGTGGCGTTTTTCACCCCAGCCGCAGGCGGAGGTAGAGTTTGGTGCCAGTGATATCCAACTGCGCGCCGATGCCACTTCCTTCACCTTACATACCCCGCGTGGCGACATCGCTATCACTTTGCCGCTGCCGGGACGACATAATATTGCCAACGCCCTGGCCGCCGCCGCGTTAGCGCTGTCAGTCGATGCGCCACTCAGCGCCATTCAGGCGGGTCTGACGAAATTACAGCCGGTTCCCGGTCGTCTCTTCCCGGTTCGTCTGGCTGAGCATCAACTGCTGATTGATGATAGCTATAACGCCAATGTGGGCTCGATGACTGCTGCCGCGCAGGTGCTGGGCGATATGCCTGGCTATCGCGTGATGGTGGTGGGCGATATGGCGGAACTCGGTGATGAGGCGGAAGCCTGTCACCGCCAGGTCGGCGAGGCGGCGAAAGCCGCTGGAATTGATTGTGTGCTGAGCACGGGATCGCTTAGTCAGTTGATCAGTGACAACAGTGGTAACGGCGAACATTTCGCCAACAAAGCCGCGCTGATTGAACGTTTACGGACGCTATTGTCCGAACATCAGGAAATAACGATTTTGATTAAAGGTTCGCGTAGTGCCGCCATGGAGCAGGTAGTACAGAGCTTACAGGAGAAAGGAACATGTTAG
- the mraY gene encoding phospho-N-acetylmuramoyl-pentapeptide-transferase produces MLVWLAEHLVALYSGFNVFSYLTFRAIVSLLTALFLSLWMGPRLIAWLQKLQIGQVVRNDGPESHFSKRGTPTMGGLMILTSITVSVLMWAYPSNPYVWCVLVVLVGFGVIGFVDDYRKVVRKDTKGLIARWKYFWMSVISLGVAFALYLAGKDTPATELVVPFFKDIMPQLGLFYILLAYFVIVGTGNAVNLTDGLDGLAIMPTVFVAAGFALVAWATGNVKFAEYLHIPYLRHAGELVIVCTAIVGAGLGFLWFNTYPAQVFMGDVGSLALGGALGTIAVLLRQEFLLVIMGGVFVVETLSVILQVGSFKLRGQRIFRMAPIHHHYELKGWPEPRVIVRFWIISLMLVLIGLATLKVR; encoded by the coding sequence ATGTTAGTCTGGCTGGCCGAGCATTTGGTCGCACTTTATTCCGGCTTTAACGTCTTTTCTTATTTGACGTTTCGCGCCATCGTCAGCCTGCTGACCGCTCTGTTCCTCTCCCTGTGGATGGGGCCCCGTTTAATTGCCTGGCTGCAAAAGCTGCAAATTGGTCAGGTGGTACGTAATGATGGTCCGGAGTCGCATTTCAGTAAGCGCGGCACCCCGACCATGGGCGGTTTGATGATTCTCACCTCCATCACCGTTTCGGTGTTGATGTGGGCGTATCCGTCTAACCCGTATGTCTGGTGCGTGCTGGTGGTCCTGGTTGGCTTCGGCGTGATTGGCTTTGTCGATGATTACCGCAAAGTGGTGCGCAAAGACACGAAAGGGCTGATCGCACGCTGGAAATACTTCTGGATGTCGGTGATTTCGTTGGGTGTGGCGTTCGCGCTCTACCTGGCGGGTAAAGACACCCCGGCGACGGAGCTGGTCGTCCCGTTCTTTAAAGACATCATGCCGCAGTTGGGGCTGTTCTACATCCTGCTGGCTTACTTTGTGATTGTGGGGACGGGTAATGCCGTCAACCTGACCGACGGTCTGGATGGCCTGGCGATTATGCCTACCGTGTTTGTCGCGGCTGGCTTTGCGCTGGTGGCCTGGGCGACCGGTAACGTGAAGTTTGCTGAATATCTGCATATCCCTTATCTGCGCCATGCGGGTGAGCTGGTGATTGTCTGTACCGCGATTGTCGGTGCTGGTCTCGGCTTCCTGTGGTTCAACACCTATCCGGCGCAAGTGTTTATGGGTGATGTCGGCTCACTGGCGCTGGGTGGCGCGCTGGGTACTATTGCAGTGCTGCTGCGTCAGGAGTTTTTGCTGGTGATTATGGGTGGCGTGTTCGTGGTTGAGACGCTGTCGGTGATCTTGCAGGTGGGGTCGTTCAAGCTGCGCGGACAACGTATTTTCCGCATGGCACCGATTCACCATCACTATGAATTGAAAGGCTGGCCGGAGCCGCGCGTGATTGTGCGCTTCTGGATTATTTCGCTGATGCTGGTGCTGATTGGCCTGGCAACGCTGAAGGTACGTTAA
- the murD gene encoding UDP-N-acetylmuramoyl-L-alanine--D-glutamate ligase — MADYRGRKVVIIGLGLTGLSCVDFFLAQGVTPRVMDTRVSPPGLDKLPEQVERYVGGLNNDWLLAADLIIASPGIALAHPALSEAADAGIEIVGDIELFCREAQAPIVAITGSNGKSTVTTLVGEMARAAGWQVGVGGNIGLPALSLLKSPAQLYVLELSSFQLETTYSLKAAAATILNVTEDHMDRYPLGMQQYRAAKLRIYENARVCVVNADDGMTMPVRGADTRCVSFGIDIGDYHLNRQQGSTWLRVKGEKVLNTDEMKLVGQHNYTNALAALALADAVNIPRASSLKALTTFTGLPHRFQLVHEAHGIRWINDSKATNVGSTEAALNGLQVKGTLWLLLGGDGKSADFSPLARYVQGDNVRLFCFGRDGDALAALRPEIATRTETLQQAMAQIASQAQAGDMVLLSPACASLDQFRNFEQRGDQFAQLAKELG, encoded by the coding sequence ATGGCTGACTATCGGGGCAGAAAAGTCGTCATCATCGGGTTGGGCCTGACCGGCCTCTCCTGTGTTGATTTCTTTTTAGCGCAGGGCGTAACGCCCCGCGTGATGGACACCCGTGTGTCACCGCCGGGTCTGGATAAGCTGCCAGAGCAGGTGGAACGCTATGTCGGTGGACTGAACAACGACTGGCTGCTGGCGGCTGATTTGATCATCGCCAGTCCGGGAATTGCCCTGGCGCATCCGGCGTTGAGCGAAGCGGCTGATGCCGGTATCGAGATCGTGGGTGATATCGAGCTGTTCTGTCGTGAAGCGCAGGCACCGATTGTGGCGATTACCGGTTCCAACGGCAAAAGTACCGTGACCACGCTGGTGGGCGAAATGGCGCGTGCCGCAGGTTGGCAGGTGGGCGTGGGGGGCAATATCGGTTTACCGGCGTTGTCGCTGCTGAAATCCCCGGCCCAACTGTACGTGCTGGAACTTTCCAGCTTCCAGCTGGAAACCACTTACAGCCTGAAAGCGGCGGCGGCCACCATCCTCAACGTGACGGAAGATCATATGGATCGCTATCCGTTGGGCATGCAGCAGTATCGTGCCGCCAAACTGCGTATTTACGAAAACGCCCGGGTGTGTGTGGTCAACGCCGACGATGGCATGACCATGCCGGTGCGCGGCGCGGATACTCGCTGTGTCAGCTTTGGTATCGACATCGGTGATTATCACCTCAACCGTCAGCAGGGTAGCACCTGGCTGCGTGTCAAAGGTGAGAAGGTATTAAACACCGACGAGATGAAGCTGGTGGGTCAACACAATTACACCAATGCGCTGGCGGCGCTGGCGCTGGCGGATGCCGTGAACATCCCACGTGCGTCCAGCCTGAAAGCGCTGACCACCTTTACCGGCTTACCGCACCGTTTCCAGCTGGTGCATGAAGCGCACGGTATTCGCTGGATTAATGACTCTAAAGCCACCAACGTCGGCAGCACCGAGGCCGCACTGAATGGCTTGCAGGTGAAAGGCACGCTGTGGCTGTTGCTGGGTGGCGATGGCAAATCTGCGGATTTCAGCCCGCTGGCGCGTTATGTCCAAGGCGACAACGTGCGTCTGTTCTGCTTTGGTCGTGATGGCGATGCGCTGGCAGCATTGCGCCCGGAAATCGCCACCCGTACCGAAACCCTGCAGCAGGCCATGGCGCAGATCGCCTCTCAGGCACAAGCCGGTGACATGGTACTGTTGTCACCTGCCTGCGCCAGCCTCGATCAGTTCCGTAATTTTGAACAGCGCGGCGATCAGTTCGCGCAACTGGCGAAGGAGTTAGGTTGA
- the ftsW gene encoding cell division protein FtsW, with protein MRIPGAGVASFLSLRLKDWVMGSRENEDAPVVLYDRTLLWLTLGLAIVGFVMVTSASMPVGQRLNEDPFYFAKRDAFYIILALGMALVTLRVPMDFWQRYSNVMLVVTVLMLLIVLVVGSSVNGASRWIALGPLRIQPAELSKLSLFCYLASYLVRKVEEVRNNFWGFCKPMGVMVVLAVLLLAQPDLGTVVVLFVTTLAMLFLAGAKLWQFLAIIGSGIFAVVLLIIAEPYRMRRVTSFWNPWEDPFGSGYQLTQSLMAFGRGEFWGQGLGNSVQKLEYLPEAHTDFIFSIIGEELGYAGVVLALLMVFFVAFRAMSIGRRALEIDQRFSGFLACSIGVWFSFQALVNVGAAAGMLPTKGLTLPLISYGGSSLIIMSTAIVFLLRIDYETRLAKAQAFTRGGR; from the coding sequence ATGCGAATTCCCGGTGCCGGTGTAGCCAGTTTCCTCTCCCTTCGCCTGAAAGATTGGGTGATGGGGTCGCGTGAGAACGAAGATGCGCCGGTCGTGCTTTATGATCGCACGCTGCTGTGGCTGACGTTGGGTCTGGCGATTGTCGGTTTCGTGATGGTGACCTCGGCTTCAATGCCAGTGGGACAGCGCCTCAACGAAGATCCCTTCTATTTTGCCAAGCGCGATGCGTTTTACATCATTCTGGCACTCGGCATGGCGCTGGTTACGCTGCGTGTACCGATGGATTTCTGGCAGCGCTACAGCAACGTGATGCTGGTGGTGACGGTGCTGATGCTGCTGATCGTGCTGGTCGTGGGCAGCTCGGTTAACGGTGCATCGCGCTGGATTGCGCTGGGGCCGCTGCGTATTCAGCCTGCGGAGTTATCAAAGTTGTCGCTGTTCTGCTATCTCGCCAGCTACCTGGTGCGCAAAGTGGAAGAGGTACGTAACAACTTCTGGGGCTTCTGTAAGCCGATGGGCGTGATGGTGGTGCTGGCGGTGTTACTGCTGGCACAGCCGGACCTCGGTACGGTGGTGGTGCTGTTTGTGACCACGCTGGCGATGTTGTTTCTTGCGGGTGCCAAATTGTGGCAGTTCCTGGCGATCATCGGTTCCGGTATTTTCGCGGTGGTGCTGCTGATTATTGCAGAACCCTACCGTATGCGTCGTGTGACATCGTTCTGGAACCCGTGGGAAGACCCGTTCGGTAGCGGCTACCAGTTAACCCAGTCGTTGATGGCGTTTGGCCGTGGTGAGTTCTGGGGGCAGGGTCTGGGCAACTCGGTGCAGAAGCTGGAGTATCTGCCGGAAGCGCATACCGACTTCATCTTCTCCATCATCGGCGAAGAATTGGGGTATGCCGGTGTGGTTTTGGCGCTGTTGATGGTATTCTTCGTCGCTTTTCGCGCGATGTCGATTGGCCGCCGCGCGCTGGAGATTGACCAGCGTTTTTCCGGCTTCCTGGCGTGTTCCATCGGCGTATGGTTCAGCTTCCAGGCGTTGGTTAACGTCGGTGCTGCCGCCGGTATGCTGCCGACCAAAGGTCTGACGTTGCCGCTGATCAGTTACGGTGGTTCCAGTTTGATCATTATGTCGACGGCCATCGTGTTTTTGTTACGCATAGATTATGAAACGCGTCTGGCGAAAGCTCAGGCGTTTACCCGAGGTGGTCGATGA
- the murG gene encoding undecaprenyldiphospho-muramoylpentapeptide beta-N-acetylglucosaminyltransferase: MSGKRLMVMAGGTGGHVFPGLAVAHHLMEQGWQVRWLGTADRMEADLVPKHGIEIDFIRISGLRGKGAKAQLLAPLRIFNAWRQARRIMQNWQPDVVLGMGGYVSGPGGLAAWSCGIPVVLHEQNGIAGLTNKWLAKIATKVMQAFPGAFPKADVVGNPVRTDVLALPLPAERLAGRTGPVRVLVVGGSQGARILNQTLPQVAAELGDAITLWHQTGKGALETVQQAYRDAGQPQHKVTEFIDDMAAAYAWADVVVCRSGALTVSEVAAAGLPAIFVPFMHKDRQQYWNALPLEQAGAAKIFEQPQFTAAVVADTLRHWDRATLLAMAEKARQVAIPDATERVAQEVARAAK, encoded by the coding sequence ATGAGTGGGAAGCGACTGATGGTGATGGCAGGGGGTACCGGTGGACATGTGTTCCCGGGTCTGGCTGTCGCCCATCATCTGATGGAACAGGGCTGGCAGGTACGCTGGCTGGGGACCGCCGATCGTATGGAAGCCGATCTGGTGCCAAAGCATGGTATCGAGATTGATTTTATCCGCATCAGCGGATTACGCGGCAAAGGGGCGAAAGCCCAACTGCTGGCCCCGCTGCGCATCTTTAATGCCTGGCGTCAGGCGCGCCGCATTATGCAGAACTGGCAACCCGATGTGGTGTTGGGCATGGGCGGCTATGTTTCCGGTCCGGGTGGTCTTGCGGCCTGGAGCTGCGGCATCCCGGTGGTGCTGCATGAACAGAATGGTATCGCCGGTCTGACGAACAAATGGCTGGCGAAGATTGCGACCAAAGTGATGCAGGCGTTTCCCGGCGCCTTTCCCAAAGCGGATGTGGTCGGCAACCCGGTACGCACCGATGTGCTGGCGCTGCCGTTACCGGCTGAACGTCTCGCTGGCCGTACCGGCCCGGTACGTGTGCTGGTGGTGGGGGGCAGCCAGGGGGCGCGCATCCTGAACCAGACGCTGCCACAGGTAGCCGCTGAGTTGGGCGATGCCATCACCTTATGGCATCAGACCGGCAAAGGTGCACTGGAGACGGTGCAGCAGGCGTACCGCGATGCGGGTCAGCCGCAGCATAAAGTCACCGAATTTATCGATGACATGGCTGCCGCGTATGCCTGGGCTGATGTGGTGGTGTGCCGTTCCGGTGCACTGACCGTCAGCGAAGTGGCTGCCGCAGGTTTACCGGCGATTTTCGTGCCTTTTATGCACAAAGATCGTCAGCAGTACTGGAATGCGTTGCCGCTGGAGCAGGCGGGCGCAGCCAAAATTTTTGAGCAGCCGCAATTCACCGCGGCTGTGGTCGCGGACACGCTGCGCCACTGGGATCGCGCCACCTTGTTGGCGATGGCAGAAAAAGCCCGTCAGGTGGCGATTCCCGATGCAACCGAACGGGTTGCTCAGGAAGTTGCGCGCGCCGCGAAGTAA